From one Gossypium hirsutum isolate 1008001.06 chromosome D08, Gossypium_hirsutum_v2.1, whole genome shotgun sequence genomic stretch:
- the LOC107930025 gene encoding pathogenesis-related protein 1B: MAWCKILLAVTLVVLHFALPSFAQNLKKDFLDAQNNARAEVNVGPLAWDDQVAAYALAYAKQRIGDCNLVHSEGPYGENIAMGSDDMSVADALKMWIDEKAYYDHHSNSCDLGEVCGHYTQVVWRDSVHVGCSKVRCDNGGTFITCNYDPFGNVVGHSPF; the protein is encoded by the coding sequence ATGGCGTGGTGCAAAATTCTATTGGCGGTGACTTTGGTCGTCTTACATTTTGCTTTGCCTTCTTTcgctcaaaatttgaaaaaagattTCTTAGATGCTCAAAACAATGCTCGTGCGGAGGTGAATGTTGGGCCATTGGCTTGGGATGACCAAGTGGCTGCATATGCACTAGCATATGCAAAACAAAGAATTGGGGACTGTAATCTTGTTCACTCCGAGGGTCCATACGGAGAGAACATTGCAATGGGAAGCGATGACATGTCTGTCGCAGATGCATTGAAAATGTGGATTGATGAGAAAGCCTATTACGATCACCACTCTAATTCGTGCGATTTAGGTGAGGTTTGTGGCCATTATACTCAAGTGGTTTGGCGCGACTCAGTCCATGTAGGGTGTTCAAAGGTTAGGTGTGACAATGGAGGAACCTTCATTACTTGCAACTATGACCCTTTTGGTAACGTGGTTGGACACTCACCTTTTTGa